One Purpureocillium takamizusanense chromosome 1, complete sequence genomic window carries:
- a CDS encoding uncharacterized protein (EggNog:ENOG503P06G) yields MELSQQSIHDVIHPTAAFSDAAANIDAALAAPPLDVPWLQSSLNPKNRINSLDVPARPLWRIDGCTAFGTQIYAIPLFVDVVRPYRVDVFIPEPATVPPDLRKALDLDVAFYVRDGSRIAQLGFTRHVLRILQHWTNTLQNPADIYKDLPFGSRIVLHNLPKNVADARISVAPTHYLERQLLSPSALQKFWGSGLSLPPIVQLEDVEYLSQLHDSVCLVKIDGRTWIFKALTSYTKYLYHEMRQLLVMPPHPNIIARPVHLVTKRCSFGNKVAAVGFTVENHVHGSLRDLIPFLQVHGKVSLDDKIKWSVQLASALVHLRETAGIFYPDLRLDNIVLSESWDAVMIDFEQRGVWCEFAAPEVNAIEYVRLLAIDEDIDPDVQTKYSAILDELLPGWEDMGEGEEYIWPSKGYNVPWSCLTQREQEACEVYMLGRVLWCIFEASSAPQRAAVWLSYRWEPLVEFPGYTTTPEPIRDLIDRCTRGRQPGLTKYIVRERDRLIMRELENTGKSTAQQVRETARDWWAAEIEAAEAWLGARADGMARGDWNENYFDRPSLQEVYQALEAFRATKSTVP; encoded by the coding sequence ATGGAGTTGAGCCAACAGTCCATTCACGACGTCATTCAtcccaccgccgccttctctGATGCGGCAGCCAACATCGACGCCGCACTGGCCGCCCCGCCGCTTGACGTTCCTTGGCTGCAGTCGTCGCTCAATCCAAAGAATCGCATCAACAGTCTGGAcgtccccgcccgccctctgTGGCGTATCGACGGTTGTACCGCCTTCGGCACCCAGATTTACGCCATCCCGCtcttcgtcgacgtcgtccggCCCTATCGAGTCGACGTCTTCATTCCCGAGCCGGCCACCGTGCCTCCGGATCTTCGCAAGGCCCTGGATCTCGACGTGGCCTTCTACGTCCGTGATGGCTCACGCATCGCCCAGCTGGGCTTCACGCGCCACGTTCTTCGAATCCTCCAACACTGGACCAACACCCTGCAGAATCCAGCAGACATATACAAGGACCTTCCCTTTGGCTCCAGAATCGTCCTGCACAACCTGCCCAAGAACGTCGCCGACGCACGCATCTCCGTCGCCCCGACGCACTACCTGGAGCGCCAGCTGCTCTCGCCATCCGCTCTGCAAAAGTTCTGGGGCAGTGGCCTCAGTCTGCCCCCCATCGTCCAACTCGAGGACGTGGAATACCTGTCCCAGCTTCATGACAGCGTCTGCCTGGTCAAGATCGACGGCCGCACCTGGATTTTCAAGGCCCTTACCAGCTACACCAAGTACTTGTATCACGAAATGAGGCAGCTATTGGTCATGCCACCTCATCCCAACATCATTGCCCGCCCGGTCCACCTAGTCACCAAGAGATGCAGCTTCGGGAAcaaagtcgccgccgtcgggttCACCGTGGAGAACCACGTCCACGGCAGCCTGCGAGACCTCATTCCGTTCCTCCAGGTGCACGGCAAGGTGTCTCTGGACGACAAGATCAAGTGGTCAGTTCAACTGGCCTCGGCCCTCGTACATCTTCGAGAAACGGCAGGCATCTTCTACCCAGACCTGCGGCTCGACAACATCGTTCTTTCGGAGTCCTGGGACGCCGTCATGATCGACTTTGAGCAGCGGGGCGTGTGGTGCGAGTTCGCGGCGCCCGAAGTGAACGCCATCGAGTACGTCCGACTCTTGGCCATTGATGAGGACATCGACCCGGACGTCCAAACAAAGTACTCGGCGAtactcgacgagctgctcccTGGCTGGGAGGAcatgggcgagggcgaagagtACATTTGGCCCTCGAAAGGGTACAACGTCCCGTGGTCATGCCTCACGCAGAGGGAGCAGGAGGCCTGCGAGGTCTACATGCTTGGCCGCGTGCTCTGGTGCATCTtcgaggcgagcagcgcccCACAGAGGGCCGCTGTGTGGCTGTCGTACCGCTGGGAGCCCCTCGTCGAGTTCCCCGGCtacacgacgacgcccgagcccATCCGGGACCTCATCGACCGCTGCACCCGCGGCCGGCAGCCCGGGCTGACCAAGTACATCGTCCGCGAGCGCGACCGCCTCATCAtgcgcgagctcgagaacACGGGCAAGTCCACTGCGCAGCAGGTGCGGGAGACGGCTCGCGACTGGTGGGCGGCCGagatcgaggccgccgaggcctgGCTTGGGGCAAGGGCTGACGGTATGGCGAGGGG